A genomic region of Denticeps clupeoides chromosome 17, fDenClu1.1, whole genome shotgun sequence contains the following coding sequences:
- the dennd4a gene encoding C-myc promoter-binding protein isoform X1: MMEDKSPRVADYFVVAGLTDSSKPLEEEVNFDDVCHRMADQPKAPITDIAVILRSHGEDVPRGYTCLETTPSGLPAELNGGSLMGPQIFLCYRRGRDKPPITDLGVLYEWREKLKPGCHMIQTTPCGRPANISSSSSQRIYITYRRAHESDSHASLAVTNICVIIPGKGEMAPHAYCKVEKNLNSSMWGSSVYLCYKKSLAKTNTLAFKAGLLCRYPEEDYESFPLPESVPLFCLPMGASIECWPSHTKYSVPVFSTFVLTGASGEKVYGAAIQFYEPYPEDQLTERQRSQLDLQSGSQRPDGSIDVHTNKSICLLSHWPFFDAFRSFLTFLYRYSISGPHLLPIEKHICHFMHKVPFPSSQRPRILVQLSPHDNLMLCQPVSSPLPLSGGRLSTLLLNLGPKNAVALLVLAVTEHKILLHSLRPAVLTSVAEALVSMIFPFHWPCPYIPLCPLALADVLSAPCPFIVGVDSRYFDLYEPPPDVSCVDLDTNTISHKEDRRTLTWKILPRKASKHLINTLSNLYQQLAEGDVVTREDGQIETMSDRDPGFGGKTLQTLELEIQEAFLRFMAAILKGYRSYLLPITEAPSEKATDASSLFDLQGFLKSRDRSHHKFYSLMTKTQMFIRFIEECSFVSDKDASLAFFDDCVDKLFGLEKGSKVDSERPEDSRLIELDKSHRSEHTVVVSPPDLPPAHEGEEAAGCYSYAGFPVLRAELCQPQEVAHISMATLSMKHSSPTSPAAIFRRSKQEIKSAQKMAKTYSSIPQMWSKCLLRNCHGLWFICLPAYASTCHSKVRALRTAYDVLRNMEDKKLQPPDEVCYRVLMQLCGQYGQPVLAVRVLFEMKKAGVQPNAITYGYYNRAVLESTWPSTTRGGYFLWGKLRNVLLGVVQFKQVWRRQPAVPKEQEAQLSDGSDLDNVSHGSLDSTNDSAERGSLDTDLTKMDSGDDRSSTGGQSDQGYDSLSKEEVRLVCAEEQDSEVKEQEGDSRYSSPCEAGSSQSAVNEASRSDQESLHHPYLTASTAQHSSASICYNSSAGSSFGPPAGSLVDCPNASSFSGCEPKSKRPNTLEIFAHRPVRPSSLIITPSTNQKELEEEEELESKEQPEGTKLEVERSISSSVTMESSSGGSTANLRQTVAVERSISCGSGMSGTMRTGIETGFDPLSMLMVENQNQKKEENPGTPTARRHLAEEIKLYMNNLNSPGSQRSLCLDHKGQCTPSPLSSPSQMSASKARLHHTYSHPQPRSRLFSSPSLPQGAPRCRQKERPTSLISPSSPSQTPSSFSMDSLLTPTLDVFKTSFLSAGKGVAEKASRLYSRLSSQTSLQQDLNSDRVSISSAGSCDPECLSLFEGDNSLDPDGFTSPKRDGAPPVPRPRRSPRRVSQSLESPTAPPRLYRRSSLNGSSVALSRLALTADSSPESHRANILHVYAAEVLLSSCSCCNTCECLVYNEEIMAGWTADDSNLNSTCPFCGSPFLPLLNVEIRDLQDQKRSSSEDSTVFASQTEGQSEGKQNSTPNDSSASLILDSVPPCLQPSTDSPLSHSTKTELVTVPYLSPLVLWKELESLLENEGHQALSSAAIVDHHPIVFWNLVWYFRLLELPSCLPGLILSSQHCQHAEPVPQASSSEDSRNVLVQILWDNPKLHQDPIPPCYMVWKKLNGVNTQWEEGGCELLPSTELLQSVVKSIKRNEVYQPLSQVLKLLGEKLSFSRQRSLYREILFLSLVALGKNSINIDAFDREYKMAYDRLTPSQVKLTHNCDRPPSAGVMECRKTVGLPSL, from the exons ATGATGGAAGACAAAAGCCCACGCGTAGCCGACTATTTTGTAGTTGCTGGCCTCACAGATTCATCTAAGCCTTTGGAAGAGGAGGTGAACTTTGATGATGTTTGCCACCGGATGGCAGACCAGCCCAAGGCACCTATCACCGACATCGCGGTGATCCTGCGATCACACGGGGAGGATGTGCCCCGTGGGTACACCTGCTTGGAGACCACCCCCTCGGGGCTCCCGGCTGAGCTCAATGGCGGCAGTCTCATGGGTCCCCAGATCTTCCTTTGCTACAGGAGGGGCAGGGACAAACCACCCATTACGGACCTGGG GGTCCTGTATGAGTGGAGAGAGAAGCTGAAGCCAGGCTGTCACATGATCCAGACAACGCCATGTGGGCGCCCGGCCAACATCAGTAGCTCCTCCTCACAGCGTATCTACATCACGTACCGCCGGGCTCATGAGAGTGACTCGCATGCCTCTCTGGCTGTCACCAACATCTGTGTCATCATTCCAGGCAAAGGGGAGATGGCTCCACATGCTTATTGCAAGGTGGAGAAAAATCTCAACAGCAGCATG TGGGGAtcttctgtgtatttgtgttacaAGAAGTCTCTTGCCAAGACCAACACCCTTGCATTTAAAGCAG GTCTGCTGTGTAGATATCCAGAGGAGGACTATGAGTCGTTTCCCCTGCCTGAGTCCGTGCCGCTCTTCTGTCTCCCCATGGGAGCCTCCATAGAGTGCTGGCCCTCCCACACCAAGTACTCCGTGCCTGTCTTCTCAACCTTTGTCCTGACTGGAGCTTCTGGTGAAAAG GTGTATGGAGCCGCCATCCAGTTCTATGAGCCCTACCCTGAGGACCAGTTGACTGAGCGACAGCGCTCCCAGCTGGACCTTCAGAGTGGCAGCCAGAGGCCTGATGGTTCCATCGACGTCCACACAAACAAGAGCATCTGCCTGCTGTCACACTGGCCCTTCTTTGATGCCTTCCGGAGTTTTCTAACCTTCCTGTACCGCTACTCGATCTCTGGCCCACATTTGTTGCCAATAGAGAA ACACATTTGTCATTTCATGCACAAGGTTCCATTCCCATCGTCTCAAAGGCCTCGCATTCTTGTTCAG ctgtctccACATGATAACCTTATGCTATGCCAGCCTGTGTCCTCTCCACTGCCTCTGAG CGGAGGACGTCTCTCCACGCTGCTGTTGAATCTGGGCCCTAAGAATGCGGTGGCATTGTTGGTGCTGGCAGTCACCGAGCACAAGATCCTGCTGCACTCCCTGCGTCCTGCCGTGCTGACAAGTGTGGCCGAGGCTCTGGTTTCG ATGATCTTCCCCTTCCACTGGCCCTGCCCGTATATCCCACTATGCCCCCTCGCCCTGGCGGACGTTCTCAGTGCCCCCTGTCCTTTCATCGTTGGTGTGGACTCACGGTACTTCGACCTTTATGAACCCCCACCTGATGTCAGCTGTGTGGATTTGGACACAAACACTATTTCACA CAAAGAAGATCGGCGCACACTGACATGGAAGATCCTGCCAAGGAAAGCCTCCAAGCATTTAATCAACACCCTCAGCAATCTCTACCAACAGCTGGCAGAAG GTGACGTGGTGACACGTGAGGATGGCCAGATAGAAACCATGAGTGATCGTGACCCAGGCTTCGGGGGGAAGACCCTACAGACTCTGGAACTAGAAATTCAGGAGGCTTTTCTACGTTTTATGGCAGCCATCCTGAAGGGGTATCGGTCTTATTTGCTGCCCATCACAGAAGCCCCCTCAGAGAAGGCAACAGATGCCAGCTCACTCTTCGACCTGCAGG GGTTTTTAAAGAGCCGGGACCGCTCCCATCACAAGTTCTACTCCCTGATGACCAAGACTCAGATGTTCATCCGTTTTATAGAGGAGTGCTCCTTTGTTAGTGACAAAGATGCAAGCTTGGCCTTCTTTGATGACTGTGTGGACAAG CTCTTTGGCCTGGAGAAAGGAAGCAAG GTGGACAGTGAGAGGCCAGAGGACTCCAGGCTCATAGAACTCGATAAGTCTCACCGCAGTGAGCACACCGTTGTTGTTAGCCCCCCGGACCTGCCCCCAGCCCACGAGGGAGAGGAGGCTGCAGGTTGCTATAG CTATGCTGGCTTTCCTGTGCTAAGAGCTGAGCTCTGCCAGCCCCAGGAGGTTGCGcacatctccatggcaaccttGTCCATGAAGCACAGTAGCCCCACCAGCCCTGCAGCCATCTTCAGACGCTCCAAACAG GAGATCAAGTCAGCTCAGAAGATGGCCAAGACATACTCCTCCATCCCTCAGATGTGGTCCAAATGCCTGCTTCGAAACTGCCATGGCCTGTGGTTCATTTGCCTGCCCGCTTACGCAAGCACCTGTCATTCCAAGGTGCGGGCGCTTCGTACCGCATATGACGTCCTGAGGAACATGGAGGACAAGAAGCTGCAGCCACCAGACGAG GTCTGCTATCGCGTGTTGATGCAACTGTGTGGGCAGTATGGGCAGCCCGTGCTGGCGGTGCGCGTGCTGTTTGAGATGAAGAAAGCAGGCGTGCAGCCGAATGCCATCACCTATGGCTACTACAACAGG GCTGTTTTGGAGAGCACATGGCCTTCCACCACCAGGGGGGGTTACTTCTTGTGGGGCAAGTTGAGAAACGTCCTCCTGGGTGTGGTTCAGTTCAAACAGGTCTGGAGGAGGCAGCCAGCCGTCCCGAAGGAACAAGAGGCTCAGCTCTCAG ATGGCAGCGATCTTGACAATGTCAGTCACGGAAGCCTGGACAGCACGAATGATTCTGCCGAGCGTGGCTCCCTCGACACCGACCTCACAAAGATGGACTCCGGCGACGACAGATCAAGCACAG GTGGTCAGTCTGACCAGGGCTATGACTCCCTGTCCAAAGAGGAGGTGCGACTGGTTTGCGCTGAGGAGCAGGACTCAGAAGTGAAGGAGCAAGAGGGAGACTCCAGATATTCCAGCCCCTgtgaggctggtagtagccaatcag CAGTAAATGAAGCCTCCAGATCAGACCAGGAATCTCTCCATCATCCATACCTCACTGCAagcactgcacagcacagctCTGCCAGTATCTGCTATAACAGCTCTG CAGGTTCATCATTTGGGCCACCTGCTGGTTCACTGGTGGACTGTCCCAACGCAAGTTCTTTCTCTGGATGTGAGCCGAAGAGCAAAAGGCCCAACACTCTTGAAATCTTTGCACATAGGCCTGTGAGACCCAGCTCTCTGATCATCACCCCCAGTACAAACCAGAAGGAactggaagaagaggaggagttgGAGAGTAAGGAGCAGCCAGAAGGCACAAAGCTGGAGGTGGAGAGaagcatcagcagcagcgttACCATGGAGAGCAGCTCTGGAGGCAGCACTGCAAACTTGAGGCAGACAGTGGCTGTGGAGAGGAGCATTAGCTGTGGCAGTGGCATGAGCGGGACCATGAGAACTGGCATAGAGACAGGCTTCGACCCACTGTCCATGCTGATGGTGGAGAATCAGAAccagaagaaggaggagaaccCAGGAACCCCAACAGCACGCCGCCACCTGGCCGAGGAGATCAAACTCTACATGAACAACCTGAACAGTCCGGGCAGCCAACGCTCGCTTTGCCTGGACCACAAGGGCCAATGCACCCCATCTCCCCTCAGTTCCCCCAGCCAGATGTCTGCATCCAAAGCCCGCCTCCACCACACATACTCGCACCCCCAACCCCGCAGCCGCCTCTTTTCTTCACCCTCTCTCCCTCAGGGGGCACCGAGGTGCAGGCAGAAGGAACGGCCGACCTCCCTGATCTCGCCCTCTTCCCCCTCCCAAACCCCATCCTCATTTTCCATGGACTCACTGCTCACGCCCACCCTGGACGTCTTCAAGACAAGTTTCCTGTCAGCTGGGAAGGGCGTGGCGGAGAAGGCCAGTCGCCTCTATTCCAGGCTCTCTTCCCAAACCTCTCTGCAGCAG GATTTGAACTCAGACCGGGTCAGTATCTCGTCTGcagggtcatgtgacccagAATGCCTGTCTCTCTTTGAGGGGGATAACAGCCTTGACCCAGATGGATTTACCTCCCCCAAACGGGACGGTGCTCCTCCAGTCCCACGGCCCAGGAGGAGTCCTCGCAGGGTCAGCCAGAGCCTGGAAAGCCCAACAGCACCACCTAGACTCTACCGGCGGTCGTCCCTGAATG GCTCCTCTGTGGCCCTTTCCAGACTTGCGCTGACTGCAGATTCATCTCCAGAAAGCCACCGTGCAAACATCCTCCATGTCTATGCTGCTGAA GTGCTGTTATCCAGCTGTTCATGTTGCAACACCTGCGAGTGTCTGGTGTACAATGAGGAGATCATGGCCGGCTGGACTGCTGATGACTCCAACCTCAACAGCACCTGCCCTTTCTGTGGCTCCCCATTCCTGCCACTCCTCAACGTGGAGATCAGAGACCTGCAGGACCAGAAAAG GTCTTCTTCTGAAGACTCTACAGTCTTTGCCTCTCAGACTGAGGGCCAGTCTGAAGGTAAGCAAAATTCTACACCCAATGACTCCAGTGCTTCACTCATCCTGGATTCAGTCCCACCATGCCTCCAGCCCTCTACAGACAGTCCTCTCAGCCATTCCACCAAAACA GAACTCGTGACTGTGCCCTACCTGAGCCCACTGGTCCTGTGGAAGGAGCTGGAGAGCCTACTGGAAAACGAGGGTCACCAGGCACTCTCTTCAGCCGCCATTGTGGATCACCACCCCATAGTATTCTGGAACCTGGTGTGGTATTTCCGCTTGCTAGAGCTGCCAAGCTGCCTGCCTGGCCTAATCCTGAGCTCCCAGCACTGTCAACACGCTGAACCT GTGCCTCAGGCCAGCAGCTCAGAGGACAGTAGGAACGTCCTGGTACAGATTTTGTGGGACAACCCCAAACTCCACCAGGATCCCATCCCGCCTTGCTACATGGTATGGAAAAAGCTGAATG GTGTGAATACACAGTGGGAGGAGGGCGGCTGTGAGCTTCTGCCGAGTACAGAGCTGCTGCAGAGCGTGGTCAAGAGCATCAAAAGGAACGAAGTGTACCAGCCCCTGAGCCAGGTCCTCAAGCTGCTGGGAGAGAAGCTGAGTTTCAGCAGACAGAG GAGTTTATACAGAgagattttgtttttgtctttggtgGCTTTGGGCAAAAACAGCATTAATATTG ATGCCTTTGACCGTGAATATAAGATGGCCTACGACCGCCTGACCCCTAGTCAGGTCAAACTGACACACAACTGTGATCGGCCTCCCAGCGCGGGGGTGATGGAATGCCGCAAGACTGTAGGGCTGCCCAGTCTGTGA
- the dennd4a gene encoding C-myc promoter-binding protein isoform X2: MMEDKSPRVADYFVVAGLTDSSKPLEEEVNFDDVCHRMADQPKAPITDIAVILRSHGEDVPRGYTCLETTPSGLPAELNGGSLMGPQIFLCYRRGRDKPPITDLGVLYEWREKLKPGCHMIQTTPCGRPANISSSSSQRIYITYRRAHESDSHASLAVTNICVIIPGKGEMAPHAYCKVEKNLNSSMWGSSVYLCYKKSLAKTNTLAFKAGLLCRYPEEDYESFPLPESVPLFCLPMGASIECWPSHTKYSVPVFSTFVLTGASGEKVYGAAIQFYEPYPEDQLTERQRSQLDLQSGSQRPDGSIDVHTNKSICLLSHWPFFDAFRSFLTFLYRYSISGPHLLPIEKHICHFMHKVPFPSSQRPRILVQLSPHDNLMLCQPVSSPLPLSGGRLSTLLLNLGPKNAVALLVLAVTEHKILLHSLRPAVLTSVAEALVSMIFPFHWPCPYIPLCPLALADVLSAPCPFIVGVDSRYFDLYEPPPDVSCVDLDTNTISHKEDRRTLTWKILPRKASKHLINTLSNLYQQLAEGDVVTREDGQIETMSDRDPGFGGKTLQTLELEIQEAFLRFMAAILKGYRSYLLPITEAPSEKATDASSLFDLQGFLKSRDRSHHKFYSLMTKTQMFIRFIEECSFVSDKDASLAFFDDCVDKLFGLEKGSKVDSERPEDSRLIELDKSHRSEHTVVVSPPDLPPAHEGEEAAGCYSYAGFPVLRAELCQPQEVAHISMATLSMKHSSPTSPAAIFRRSKQEIKSAQKMAKTYSSIPQMWSKCLLRNCHGLWFICLPAYASTCHSKVRALRTAYDVLRNMEDKKLQPPDEVCYRVLMQLCGQYGQPVLAVRVLFEMKKAGVQPNAITYGYYNRAVLESTWPSTTRGGYFLWGKLRNVLLGVVQFKQVWRRQPAVPKEQEAQLSDGSDLDNVSHGSLDSTNDSAERGSLDTDLTKMDSGDDRSSTGGQSDQGYDSLSKEEVRLVCAEEQDSEVKEQEGDSRYSSPCEAGSSQSVNEASRSDQESLHHPYLTASTAQHSSASICYNSSAGSSFGPPAGSLVDCPNASSFSGCEPKSKRPNTLEIFAHRPVRPSSLIITPSTNQKELEEEEELESKEQPEGTKLEVERSISSSVTMESSSGGSTANLRQTVAVERSISCGSGMSGTMRTGIETGFDPLSMLMVENQNQKKEENPGTPTARRHLAEEIKLYMNNLNSPGSQRSLCLDHKGQCTPSPLSSPSQMSASKARLHHTYSHPQPRSRLFSSPSLPQGAPRCRQKERPTSLISPSSPSQTPSSFSMDSLLTPTLDVFKTSFLSAGKGVAEKASRLYSRLSSQTSLQQDLNSDRVSISSAGSCDPECLSLFEGDNSLDPDGFTSPKRDGAPPVPRPRRSPRRVSQSLESPTAPPRLYRRSSLNGSSVALSRLALTADSSPESHRANILHVYAAEVLLSSCSCCNTCECLVYNEEIMAGWTADDSNLNSTCPFCGSPFLPLLNVEIRDLQDQKRSSSEDSTVFASQTEGQSEGKQNSTPNDSSASLILDSVPPCLQPSTDSPLSHSTKTELVTVPYLSPLVLWKELESLLENEGHQALSSAAIVDHHPIVFWNLVWYFRLLELPSCLPGLILSSQHCQHAEPVPQASSSEDSRNVLVQILWDNPKLHQDPIPPCYMVWKKLNGVNTQWEEGGCELLPSTELLQSVVKSIKRNEVYQPLSQVLKLLGEKLSFSRQRSLYREILFLSLVALGKNSINIDAFDREYKMAYDRLTPSQVKLTHNCDRPPSAGVMECRKTVGLPSL; the protein is encoded by the exons ATGATGGAAGACAAAAGCCCACGCGTAGCCGACTATTTTGTAGTTGCTGGCCTCACAGATTCATCTAAGCCTTTGGAAGAGGAGGTGAACTTTGATGATGTTTGCCACCGGATGGCAGACCAGCCCAAGGCACCTATCACCGACATCGCGGTGATCCTGCGATCACACGGGGAGGATGTGCCCCGTGGGTACACCTGCTTGGAGACCACCCCCTCGGGGCTCCCGGCTGAGCTCAATGGCGGCAGTCTCATGGGTCCCCAGATCTTCCTTTGCTACAGGAGGGGCAGGGACAAACCACCCATTACGGACCTGGG GGTCCTGTATGAGTGGAGAGAGAAGCTGAAGCCAGGCTGTCACATGATCCAGACAACGCCATGTGGGCGCCCGGCCAACATCAGTAGCTCCTCCTCACAGCGTATCTACATCACGTACCGCCGGGCTCATGAGAGTGACTCGCATGCCTCTCTGGCTGTCACCAACATCTGTGTCATCATTCCAGGCAAAGGGGAGATGGCTCCACATGCTTATTGCAAGGTGGAGAAAAATCTCAACAGCAGCATG TGGGGAtcttctgtgtatttgtgttacaAGAAGTCTCTTGCCAAGACCAACACCCTTGCATTTAAAGCAG GTCTGCTGTGTAGATATCCAGAGGAGGACTATGAGTCGTTTCCCCTGCCTGAGTCCGTGCCGCTCTTCTGTCTCCCCATGGGAGCCTCCATAGAGTGCTGGCCCTCCCACACCAAGTACTCCGTGCCTGTCTTCTCAACCTTTGTCCTGACTGGAGCTTCTGGTGAAAAG GTGTATGGAGCCGCCATCCAGTTCTATGAGCCCTACCCTGAGGACCAGTTGACTGAGCGACAGCGCTCCCAGCTGGACCTTCAGAGTGGCAGCCAGAGGCCTGATGGTTCCATCGACGTCCACACAAACAAGAGCATCTGCCTGCTGTCACACTGGCCCTTCTTTGATGCCTTCCGGAGTTTTCTAACCTTCCTGTACCGCTACTCGATCTCTGGCCCACATTTGTTGCCAATAGAGAA ACACATTTGTCATTTCATGCACAAGGTTCCATTCCCATCGTCTCAAAGGCCTCGCATTCTTGTTCAG ctgtctccACATGATAACCTTATGCTATGCCAGCCTGTGTCCTCTCCACTGCCTCTGAG CGGAGGACGTCTCTCCACGCTGCTGTTGAATCTGGGCCCTAAGAATGCGGTGGCATTGTTGGTGCTGGCAGTCACCGAGCACAAGATCCTGCTGCACTCCCTGCGTCCTGCCGTGCTGACAAGTGTGGCCGAGGCTCTGGTTTCG ATGATCTTCCCCTTCCACTGGCCCTGCCCGTATATCCCACTATGCCCCCTCGCCCTGGCGGACGTTCTCAGTGCCCCCTGTCCTTTCATCGTTGGTGTGGACTCACGGTACTTCGACCTTTATGAACCCCCACCTGATGTCAGCTGTGTGGATTTGGACACAAACACTATTTCACA CAAAGAAGATCGGCGCACACTGACATGGAAGATCCTGCCAAGGAAAGCCTCCAAGCATTTAATCAACACCCTCAGCAATCTCTACCAACAGCTGGCAGAAG GTGACGTGGTGACACGTGAGGATGGCCAGATAGAAACCATGAGTGATCGTGACCCAGGCTTCGGGGGGAAGACCCTACAGACTCTGGAACTAGAAATTCAGGAGGCTTTTCTACGTTTTATGGCAGCCATCCTGAAGGGGTATCGGTCTTATTTGCTGCCCATCACAGAAGCCCCCTCAGAGAAGGCAACAGATGCCAGCTCACTCTTCGACCTGCAGG GGTTTTTAAAGAGCCGGGACCGCTCCCATCACAAGTTCTACTCCCTGATGACCAAGACTCAGATGTTCATCCGTTTTATAGAGGAGTGCTCCTTTGTTAGTGACAAAGATGCAAGCTTGGCCTTCTTTGATGACTGTGTGGACAAG CTCTTTGGCCTGGAGAAAGGAAGCAAG GTGGACAGTGAGAGGCCAGAGGACTCCAGGCTCATAGAACTCGATAAGTCTCACCGCAGTGAGCACACCGTTGTTGTTAGCCCCCCGGACCTGCCCCCAGCCCACGAGGGAGAGGAGGCTGCAGGTTGCTATAG CTATGCTGGCTTTCCTGTGCTAAGAGCTGAGCTCTGCCAGCCCCAGGAGGTTGCGcacatctccatggcaaccttGTCCATGAAGCACAGTAGCCCCACCAGCCCTGCAGCCATCTTCAGACGCTCCAAACAG GAGATCAAGTCAGCTCAGAAGATGGCCAAGACATACTCCTCCATCCCTCAGATGTGGTCCAAATGCCTGCTTCGAAACTGCCATGGCCTGTGGTTCATTTGCCTGCCCGCTTACGCAAGCACCTGTCATTCCAAGGTGCGGGCGCTTCGTACCGCATATGACGTCCTGAGGAACATGGAGGACAAGAAGCTGCAGCCACCAGACGAG GTCTGCTATCGCGTGTTGATGCAACTGTGTGGGCAGTATGGGCAGCCCGTGCTGGCGGTGCGCGTGCTGTTTGAGATGAAGAAAGCAGGCGTGCAGCCGAATGCCATCACCTATGGCTACTACAACAGG GCTGTTTTGGAGAGCACATGGCCTTCCACCACCAGGGGGGGTTACTTCTTGTGGGGCAAGTTGAGAAACGTCCTCCTGGGTGTGGTTCAGTTCAAACAGGTCTGGAGGAGGCAGCCAGCCGTCCCGAAGGAACAAGAGGCTCAGCTCTCAG ATGGCAGCGATCTTGACAATGTCAGTCACGGAAGCCTGGACAGCACGAATGATTCTGCCGAGCGTGGCTCCCTCGACACCGACCTCACAAAGATGGACTCCGGCGACGACAGATCAAGCACAG GTGGTCAGTCTGACCAGGGCTATGACTCCCTGTCCAAAGAGGAGGTGCGACTGGTTTGCGCTGAGGAGCAGGACTCAGAAGTGAAGGAGCAAGAGGGAGACTCCAGATATTCCAGCCCCTgtgaggctggtagtagccaatcag TAAATGAAGCCTCCAGATCAGACCAGGAATCTCTCCATCATCCATACCTCACTGCAagcactgcacagcacagctCTGCCAGTATCTGCTATAACAGCTCTG CAGGTTCATCATTTGGGCCACCTGCTGGTTCACTGGTGGACTGTCCCAACGCAAGTTCTTTCTCTGGATGTGAGCCGAAGAGCAAAAGGCCCAACACTCTTGAAATCTTTGCACATAGGCCTGTGAGACCCAGCTCTCTGATCATCACCCCCAGTACAAACCAGAAGGAactggaagaagaggaggagttgGAGAGTAAGGAGCAGCCAGAAGGCACAAAGCTGGAGGTGGAGAGaagcatcagcagcagcgttACCATGGAGAGCAGCTCTGGAGGCAGCACTGCAAACTTGAGGCAGACAGTGGCTGTGGAGAGGAGCATTAGCTGTGGCAGTGGCATGAGCGGGACCATGAGAACTGGCATAGAGACAGGCTTCGACCCACTGTCCATGCTGATGGTGGAGAATCAGAAccagaagaaggaggagaaccCAGGAACCCCAACAGCACGCCGCCACCTGGCCGAGGAGATCAAACTCTACATGAACAACCTGAACAGTCCGGGCAGCCAACGCTCGCTTTGCCTGGACCACAAGGGCCAATGCACCCCATCTCCCCTCAGTTCCCCCAGCCAGATGTCTGCATCCAAAGCCCGCCTCCACCACACATACTCGCACCCCCAACCCCGCAGCCGCCTCTTTTCTTCACCCTCTCTCCCTCAGGGGGCACCGAGGTGCAGGCAGAAGGAACGGCCGACCTCCCTGATCTCGCCCTCTTCCCCCTCCCAAACCCCATCCTCATTTTCCATGGACTCACTGCTCACGCCCACCCTGGACGTCTTCAAGACAAGTTTCCTGTCAGCTGGGAAGGGCGTGGCGGAGAAGGCCAGTCGCCTCTATTCCAGGCTCTCTTCCCAAACCTCTCTGCAGCAG GATTTGAACTCAGACCGGGTCAGTATCTCGTCTGcagggtcatgtgacccagAATGCCTGTCTCTCTTTGAGGGGGATAACAGCCTTGACCCAGATGGATTTACCTCCCCCAAACGGGACGGTGCTCCTCCAGTCCCACGGCCCAGGAGGAGTCCTCGCAGGGTCAGCCAGAGCCTGGAAAGCCCAACAGCACCACCTAGACTCTACCGGCGGTCGTCCCTGAATG GCTCCTCTGTGGCCCTTTCCAGACTTGCGCTGACTGCAGATTCATCTCCAGAAAGCCACCGTGCAAACATCCTCCATGTCTATGCTGCTGAA GTGCTGTTATCCAGCTGTTCATGTTGCAACACCTGCGAGTGTCTGGTGTACAATGAGGAGATCATGGCCGGCTGGACTGCTGATGACTCCAACCTCAACAGCACCTGCCCTTTCTGTGGCTCCCCATTCCTGCCACTCCTCAACGTGGAGATCAGAGACCTGCAGGACCAGAAAAG GTCTTCTTCTGAAGACTCTACAGTCTTTGCCTCTCAGACTGAGGGCCAGTCTGAAGGTAAGCAAAATTCTACACCCAATGACTCCAGTGCTTCACTCATCCTGGATTCAGTCCCACCATGCCTCCAGCCCTCTACAGACAGTCCTCTCAGCCATTCCACCAAAACA GAACTCGTGACTGTGCCCTACCTGAGCCCACTGGTCCTGTGGAAGGAGCTGGAGAGCCTACTGGAAAACGAGGGTCACCAGGCACTCTCTTCAGCCGCCATTGTGGATCACCACCCCATAGTATTCTGGAACCTGGTGTGGTATTTCCGCTTGCTAGAGCTGCCAAGCTGCCTGCCTGGCCTAATCCTGAGCTCCCAGCACTGTCAACACGCTGAACCT GTGCCTCAGGCCAGCAGCTCAGAGGACAGTAGGAACGTCCTGGTACAGATTTTGTGGGACAACCCCAAACTCCACCAGGATCCCATCCCGCCTTGCTACATGGTATGGAAAAAGCTGAATG GTGTGAATACACAGTGGGAGGAGGGCGGCTGTGAGCTTCTGCCGAGTACAGAGCTGCTGCAGAGCGTGGTCAAGAGCATCAAAAGGAACGAAGTGTACCAGCCCCTGAGCCAGGTCCTCAAGCTGCTGGGAGAGAAGCTGAGTTTCAGCAGACAGAG GAGTTTATACAGAgagattttgtttttgtctttggtgGCTTTGGGCAAAAACAGCATTAATATTG ATGCCTTTGACCGTGAATATAAGATGGCCTACGACCGCCTGACCCCTAGTCAGGTCAAACTGACACACAACTGTGATCGGCCTCCCAGCGCGGGGGTGATGGAATGCCGCAAGACTGTAGGGCTGCCCAGTCTGTGA